AAACTCGATTAACTCTTCGTTGTAAATCTCTTCACCAATCATATTAACAACTTTCACGCTCATTGTTTGTGCTTCCTCAGAAGTAAACGTTACGTTAAAGATGTCTCTTGATGGGTTTGGATATACATCTAATCCAGATACTAAGTCCGCAGCTACTCTCTCACCACCTAATGTGTATGTCACTGGCTGTGAGAATACCGTTGCCCAAGATGTACCGTTTGCACCACAAGCTCCTCTTATTCTCCAAGAAATCTC
The sequence above is a segment of the Flavobacteriales bacterium genome. Coding sequences within it:
- a CDS encoding T9SS type A sorting domain-containing protein; its protein translation is YFLEMTNVTTGAVYEWNDIPGTATSQTKFNQNPGDEISWRIRGACGANGTSWATVFSQPVTYTLGGERVAADLVSGLDVYPNPSRDIFNVTFTSEEAQTMSVKVVNMIGEEIYNEELIEFVGQYTKVIDMNTQPKGVYFLEITTSTGGINKKIVLQ